From one Montipora capricornis isolate CH-2021 chromosome 10, ASM3666992v2, whole genome shotgun sequence genomic stretch:
- the LOC138021627 gene encoding NACHT domain- and WD repeat-containing protein 1-like isoform X1, with product MGCCESKPSGTSAGQQNPALSDKDGSRTLLPLAADAGLQEQKSSPAQEMKVSSEDFHLCLPQQETSEFDIHQKSAHGSSSSLDELCGRKNKSEKEQHILKFSAKFFGKKQERESEQIDNFANSVESIPNGKDEVVKDNKTDIDICPIDHVPVTEETDIDIYPLDQHEDHLSSGLETKDGSSETQDGCDLTDGSKELTPNSVIMQAEIAALSDDKQSAVCELYRHVLSGNMDVKIPELAKVVRIFTSSTFTDTRVERNALMSKIYPKLREVCQEQGYEFHVVDMRWGVHDPCSDDHRTSEISLKELKACQRLSTGPNFVTFLCQKYGYCPFPHNISMDDFDTLSSVVEDKGDKDLIQSWFVRDENAIPPEYVLQPISSQFPDFIDAVTKESKQQALKDWWDVFLRLQGILRRAAVKSLPIEAGHHYQKSDSEEEIHQGILQAECPNKHAFWFQRIIIDMEDSVRSHNAPLYIDIAESSHKLHGQEETKEWDKGAKELLTSLKEEKMFKVLDKSNIYSYNIKWGENGVDSHSSEEHHQYIDRFCQDFFEKMKSCIEISIKNEKLSTPNDKLFEEVAQHSLQCQQLCSSLHSKSESLDKIKSYIIGQGNSPLVVHGQQGSGKTSLLAMAANASSLWVGHEVSVIVRFIGVTLQSSKVHQLLKSLCHQLCVALKVDPKTVPEDYQNLVREFHCLLQSVSAASQPLVVFLDSLDNIRSYNISREFAWIPRKLPAHVKIVLSCFTDEMAFSCLKDIVSEEDCFLEIPNLRDDEVKEILTLKLKDSNRKLTETQEEFVLKQVSNCPTPLYLKLVLEQAVQWNSYSIVNEASLGVSVGQVINVLFENLERKHGKKLFQHTVAYISASRGGISETELEDVLSCDDTVLDEVFALWTPHIRRIPASPLSRVKSDIESFLAVHVENGVRLLSWKDRQFYDVVMERYLLLGEKELCRFHSELADYFIGRWAQGTKKGDGKGNAKDRHVARQPLKFRGGVFNYRKLTELPYHLLKCDDFDRLKQSVLCNFEFLLVKLKAYSVHDVIDDFLEALAVKPDEQDIKLVFETLQLSVEALFVSADQLSSQLIGRLSSSRSPSPFIARLLRQAHHPSNPAFIPNIRCLARPGGRLVHSLLGLHGSLVLNQDGSKAMSGSHDQLITLWDVKNGIIEKTLDTSHAIGYVEFCLEDQLAVASCYGVIQFWNLHKGEKVWEISSTDTPAPIAVAGIRDTLVAVLGSAVKVVNLNDGTVTKDFVDQKFLHDRVAGLGDVIAFANSFCSYVRIYDLQANEIRLSIEVCGEDSDDCVKNVILTPFHGGQLIVATGRSCARVFELVSGKCLHVLGPDILYPTVSKSGRHLLCTSSLNDIAIWNLETAVKEKQLLKHPPTTAIERVACADLKVILTVSDDLMARVWDMEQEGGAEVNFEDNKDVNSIQQLVLIKSSVQKHVITKSKTPGPICVWNTSSCQIIRTLTNTNADEILVVDDTRAVIRSGTRLAIIDLQEGKLIKHVRSDFLAKTEKVHRHASSLYKRRDLALRLAETPRAVTTSLKFSDCALVGSTHVLILSKDRLYVKLASLETGELVTKLKAGQKAVIETVMVSGNGLVAVCSCENAPLLVWDLREKSKRYTLKISGHYPRLTTADLSFNGHYLVDVMKLDKTHKSVVTWDLETGKVKHIIGQGMNVWKVASSSLSMRLLVAGRIATSETLRVYNLVTGEFLHELNGHTEPIEGLSMSKDGKRALSYVPLAVQDRSVRLWDLISGYLLASFTPDLPISSCIMTDDGDQVVMVINKSRPIVSLTLSHEVGSRELSVDVSNPYYNHPTLHGAVFDMSNELNWEAENAENEVDV from the exons ATGGGGTGTTGTGAATCGAAACCAAGTGGGACATCAGCTGGGCAACAAAATCCTGCGTTAAG TGATAAAGATGGAAGTCGCACATTACTGCCATTAGCAGCCGATGCTGGCCTCCAAGAGCAGAAATCTTCACCAGCACAGGAAATGAAAGTTTCAAGTGAGGACTTCCATCTTTGTTTACCACAGCAGGAAACGTCTGAGTTTGATATTCATCAGAAGTCTGCGCATGGATCAAGTTCATCATTGGATGAACTCTGTGGAAGAAAGAATAAGTCTGAAAAAGAGCAACATATTTTAAAGTTCAGTGCAAAGTTTTTTGGAAAGAAACAAGAGAGGGAATCTGAACAGATTGATAATTTTGCCAATTCTGTTGAGAGCATTCCAAATGGAAAAGATGAAGTAGTGAAGGATAATAAAACTGATATTGATATTTGTCCAATAGACCATGTTCCTGTCACTGAAGAGACAGATATTGATATTTATCCACTTGACCAGCATGAAGATCATCTTTCCAGTGGCTTGGAAACAAAGGATGGATCATCAGAGACCCAAGATGGCTGCGATCTTACTGATGGAAGCAAAGAATTAACACCAAACAGTGTAATAATGCAAGCAGAAATAGCGGCATTGTCTGACGACAAGCAATCTGCTGTATGTGAACTATATCGGCATGTCTTATCGGGAAACATGGATGTTAAAATTCCAGAATTAGCCAAAGTTGTGAGAATATTCACAAGTTCAACCTTCACAG ACACCAGAGTTGAACGCAATGCACTGATGAGCAAGATTTACCCTAAACTTCGCGAGGTCTGTCAAGAACAAGGCTATGAATTCCACGTTGTAGACATGCGCTGGGGTGTTCATGATCCTTGCTCAGATGATCACAGGACCAGTGAGATTTCTCTCAAAGAACTGAAAGCATGCCAAAGACTTTCTACTGGACCTAACTTTGTG ACATTTCTATGTCAGAAGTATGGCTACTGTCCTTTCCCACACAACATTTCCATGGATGACTTTGACACCCTTTCGAGTGTTGTGGAAGATAAAGGTGACAAAGACCTCATCCAGTCTTGGTTTGTGCGCGATGAGAATGCCATTCCACCAGAATATGTTCTTCAGCCAATTAGCTCACAGTTTCCTGACTTTATTGATGCTGTTACTAAAGAATCAAAGCAGCAGGCTCTGAAAGACTGGTGGGATGTATTTCTGAGGCTTCAGGGTATTTTGAGAAGAGCAGCTGTTAAATCTCTCCCCATTGAAGCAGGTCACCATTATCAGAAGTCAG ACTCAGAGGAAGAGATTCATCAAGGAATTCTGCAAGCAGAGTGTCCAAACAAGCACGCATTTTGGTTTCAACGCATCATCATAGACATGGAAGACAGTGTCAGAAGTCACAATGCTCCCTTGTATATTGACATTGCGGAGTCTTCACATAAATTGCATGGTCAAGAGGAAACAAAAGAGTGGGATAAGGGAGCAAAGGAACTTTTGACATccttaaaagaggaaaaaatgtttAAAGTTTTGGACAAGAGTAACATATATTCCTACAACATCAAATGGGGAGAAAATGGAGTTGATTCCCACTCGAGTGAGGAACATCATCAGTATATTGACAGATTTTGCCAAGacttctttgaaaaaatgaaatcttgCATTGAAATTTCCATAAAGAATGAAAAACTTTCAACACCAAATGACAAGTTGTTTGAGGAAGTTGCACAGCACTCATTGCAATGTCAGCAGCTCTGTTCTTCCTTACATAGCAAAAGTGAATCATTGGATAAGATAAAGAGTTACATTATTGGCCAAGGGAATTCTCCTTTGGTTGTTCATGGCCAGCAGGGTTCTGGTAAGACATCATTACTTGCTATGGCAGCCAATGCAAGCTCTTTGTGGGTTGGACACGAGGTATCAGTCATTGTGCGGTTTATTGGAGTGACACTTCAATCATCGAAAGTTCACCAGCTTCTAAAGAGCCTCTGTCATCAGCTTTGTGTGGCATTAAAAGTTGATCCCAAAACTGTGCCTGAG GACTATCAAAATCTGGTGAGAGAATTCCATTGTCTTCTCCAAAGTGTGTCAGCAGCTTCTCAGCCTTTGGTGGTATTCCTGGATTCACTTGACAACATTCGCAGTTATAACATCTCTCGAGAGTTTGCGTGGATACCAAGGAAATTGCCGGCCCATGTCAAGATTGTTCTCAGTTGTTTCACTGATGAaatggcattttcttgtctcaag GATATTGTTTCCGAAGAAGATTGCTTCTTGGAGATTCCAAATCTGCGTGATGATGAAGTAAAGGAGATTCTTACACTGAAGCTCAAAGACAGCAACAGAAAGCTCACAGAAACCCAAGAAGAATTCGTGCTTAAGCAGGTTTCAAATTGCCCTACTCCTTTGTATTTAAAGCTTGTCCTCGAGCAAGCGGTTCAGTGGAACTCCTATAGCATTGTGAATGAAGCAAGCCTTGGTGTTTCAGTCGGACAGGTGATCAACGTTTTGTTTGAGAACTTGGAACGAAAACATGGAAAAAAGTTATTTCAACACACGGTAGCGTACATTTCTGCTTCGAGAGGAGGCATAAGTGAAACAGAGCTGGAAGATGTGTTGTCCTGTGATGACACGGTCTTAGATGAAGTTTTCGCCCTTTGGACGCCACATATTCGACGTATTCCTGCATCGCCATTGTCCCGAGTCAAGTCTGACATCGAGTCCTTCCTCGCTGTCCATGTTGAAAATGGGGTTCGTTTGTTGTCTTGGAAGGACCGTCAGTTTTATGATGTTGTCATGGAGAGGTATCTTTTGTTAGGCGAGAAGGAACTCTGCCGTTTTCACTCGGAATTAGCCGACTACTTTATTGGTCGTTGGGCTCAAGGGACTAAGAAGGGAGACGGTAAAGGAAATGCAAAAGATCGCCATGTTGCTCGTCAACCACTGAAATTCCGCGGTGGCGTGTTTAATTACAGAAAACTAACCGAACTACCCTATCATTTGCTAAAATGTGATGACTTTGATAGACTGAAGCAGAGCGTTCTGTGCAACTTTGAATTTCTCTTAGTCAAGCTGAAAGCCTATTCAGTCCACGACGTCATAGATGACTTTTTGGAAGCCCTAGCTGTCAAACCAGATGAACAAGATATCAAGTTGGTTTTTGAGACATTGCAGCTTTCAGTGGAAGCATTATTCGTGTCTGCCGATCAGTTGTCGTCGCAGCTTATTGGGCGTCTCTCATCGTCTCGTTCCCCTTCTCCTTTTATTGCTCGTTTGTTGCGTCAGGCGCATCATCCTTCCAATCCAGCTTTCATCCCTAACATCCGCTGTCTGGCCCGACCAGGAGGCAGACTTGTGCACTCGCTCCTAGGATTGCACGGATCCTTAGTCCTAAACCAAGATGGCAGCAAGGCCATGAGTGGGTCGCATGACCAACTGATCACACTTTGGGATGTAAAAAACGGGATTATCGAAAAAACCCTGGACACCTCACACGCTATCGGTTATGTGGAGTTTTGTCTTGAAGATCAACTTGCCGTTGCGTCATGCTACGGCGTAATACAATTCTGGAACCTTCATAAAGGCGAAAAGGTCTGGGAAATTTCAAGCACTGACACACCAGCGCCTATCGCTGTGGCAGGAATCCGTGACACTCTTGTTGCTGTTTTGGGTAGCGCGGTAAAGGTCGTCAACCTCAATGACGGAACAGTCACGAAAGACTTCGTGGATCAGAAGTTCCTCCACGACAGAGTTGCTGGACTGGGGGATGTCATTGCCTTTGCCAATTCTTTCTGCAGTTACGTTAGAATTTACGATCTTCAAGCAAACGAAATTCGTCTCTCTATTGAAGTGTGTGGGGAAGATTCAGATGATTGCGTCAAGAATGTCATTCTCACTCCATTTCATGGAGGTCAACTCATTGTCGCAACCGGGAGATCTTGTGCGAGAGTGTTCGAGTTGGTTTCAGGGAAGTGTCTTCATGTTCTTGGGCCAGACATTCTTTATCCCACAGTCAGCAAGAGTGGACGACACCTGCTATGTACCAGCAGTCTAAACGATATTGCAATCTGGAACTTAGAAACTGCGGTCAAGGAAAAGCAGCTGTTGAAGCATCCGCCAACCACTGCTATTGAAAGAGTAGCTTGTGCGGATCTGAAGGTGATTTTGACGGTATCGGACGACCTCATGGCACGTGTGTGGGACATGGAACAAGAGGGCGGTGCGGAAGTTAACTTTGAAGACAACAAGGATGTGAACAGCATCCAGCAACTCGTACTGATCAAGAGCAGTGTCCAGAAGCACGTCATTACAAAGTCGAAGACTCCTGGTCCAATATGTGTCTGGAACACAAGCTCGTGTCAAATCATCCGAACCTTGACCAACACCAATGCCGATGAAATCCTTGTCGTGGATGACACTCGTGCTGTCATACGTTCAGGAACAAGGCTGGCGATAATTGACCTCCAAGAAGGAAAACTCATCAAGCATGTGCGATCCGACTTCCTTGCTAAAACGGAAAAAGTTCACCGCCATGCAAGCTCCCTTTACAAACGCCGAGATCTTGCCCTTCGTCTAGCTGAGACTCCAAGAGCAGTGACGACGAGTTTGAAATTTAGCGATTGCGCTTTGGTTGGTTCGACGCACGTTCTTATTCTTTCTAAAGACCGCTTGTATGTCAAACTCGCTTCTCTCGAAACGGGTGAACTTGTAACCAAGTTGAAAGCAGGCCAAAAAGCTGTCATTGAAACCGTTATGGTCAGTGGTAATGGGCTGGTCGCAGTGTGCTCGTGTGAGAATGCTCCGCTTCTCGTCTGGGATCTGCGAGAGAAATCCAAGCGCTACACTTTAAAAATCAGCGGTCACTACCCCCGCTTGACCACTGCTGATCTAAGTTTTAATGGCCATTATCTTGTCGATGTCATGAAGTTGGACAAGACGCACAAGTCTGTGGTGACCTGGGACCTGGAAACTGGCAAAGTCAAGCATATCATTGGTCAGGGTATGAATGTCTGGAAAGTGGCGTCCTCCTCACTGAGCATGCGCTTGTTGGTAGCAGGGAGAATTGCCACTAGCGAAACTTTACGAGTGTACAACTTGGTGACGGGGGAATTTCTTCACGAGCTGAATGGACACACAGAGCCTATTGAGGGTCTCTCCATGTCCAAAGATGGCAAACGAGCCCTAAGCTATGTACCGTTAGCTGTCCAAGATCGTTCTGTTCGCCTTTGGGACTTGATTTCAGGTTATCTCCTTGCCTCCTTTACTCCAGACCTCCCAATATCCAGCTGTATCATGACAGATGATGGCGACCAGGTTGTCATGGTGATTAACAAGTCTCGACCAATCGTATCTTTGACCTTGTCGCATGAAGTTGGGTCACGCGA
- the LOC138021627 gene encoding NACHT domain- and WD repeat-containing protein 1-like isoform X2: MQAEIAALSDDKQSAVCELYRHVLSGNMDVKIPELAKVVRIFTSSTFTDTRVERNALMSKIYPKLREVCQEQGYEFHVVDMRWGVHDPCSDDHRTSEISLKELKACQRLSTGPNFVTFLCQKYGYCPFPHNISMDDFDTLSSVVEDKGDKDLIQSWFVRDENAIPPEYVLQPISSQFPDFIDAVTKESKQQALKDWWDVFLRLQGILRRAAVKSLPIEAGHHYQKSDSEEEIHQGILQAECPNKHAFWFQRIIIDMEDSVRSHNAPLYIDIAESSHKLHGQEETKEWDKGAKELLTSLKEEKMFKVLDKSNIYSYNIKWGENGVDSHSSEEHHQYIDRFCQDFFEKMKSCIEISIKNEKLSTPNDKLFEEVAQHSLQCQQLCSSLHSKSESLDKIKSYIIGQGNSPLVVHGQQGSGKTSLLAMAANASSLWVGHEVSVIVRFIGVTLQSSKVHQLLKSLCHQLCVALKVDPKTVPEDYQNLVREFHCLLQSVSAASQPLVVFLDSLDNIRSYNISREFAWIPRKLPAHVKIVLSCFTDEMAFSCLKDIVSEEDCFLEIPNLRDDEVKEILTLKLKDSNRKLTETQEEFVLKQVSNCPTPLYLKLVLEQAVQWNSYSIVNEASLGVSVGQVINVLFENLERKHGKKLFQHTVAYISASRGGISETELEDVLSCDDTVLDEVFALWTPHIRRIPASPLSRVKSDIESFLAVHVENGVRLLSWKDRQFYDVVMERYLLLGEKELCRFHSELADYFIGRWAQGTKKGDGKGNAKDRHVARQPLKFRGGVFNYRKLTELPYHLLKCDDFDRLKQSVLCNFEFLLVKLKAYSVHDVIDDFLEALAVKPDEQDIKLVFETLQLSVEALFVSADQLSSQLIGRLSSSRSPSPFIARLLRQAHHPSNPAFIPNIRCLARPGGRLVHSLLGLHGSLVLNQDGSKAMSGSHDQLITLWDVKNGIIEKTLDTSHAIGYVEFCLEDQLAVASCYGVIQFWNLHKGEKVWEISSTDTPAPIAVAGIRDTLVAVLGSAVKVVNLNDGTVTKDFVDQKFLHDRVAGLGDVIAFANSFCSYVRIYDLQANEIRLSIEVCGEDSDDCVKNVILTPFHGGQLIVATGRSCARVFELVSGKCLHVLGPDILYPTVSKSGRHLLCTSSLNDIAIWNLETAVKEKQLLKHPPTTAIERVACADLKVILTVSDDLMARVWDMEQEGGAEVNFEDNKDVNSIQQLVLIKSSVQKHVITKSKTPGPICVWNTSSCQIIRTLTNTNADEILVVDDTRAVIRSGTRLAIIDLQEGKLIKHVRSDFLAKTEKVHRHASSLYKRRDLALRLAETPRAVTTSLKFSDCALVGSTHVLILSKDRLYVKLASLETGELVTKLKAGQKAVIETVMVSGNGLVAVCSCENAPLLVWDLREKSKRYTLKISGHYPRLTTADLSFNGHYLVDVMKLDKTHKSVVTWDLETGKVKHIIGQGMNVWKVASSSLSMRLLVAGRIATSETLRVYNLVTGEFLHELNGHTEPIEGLSMSKDGKRALSYVPLAVQDRSVRLWDLISGYLLASFTPDLPISSCIMTDDGDQVVMVINKSRPIVSLTLSHEVGSRELSVDVSNPYYNHPTLHGAVFDMSNELNWEAENAENEVDV, encoded by the exons ATGCAAGCAGAAATAGCGGCATTGTCTGACGACAAGCAATCTGCTGTATGTGAACTATATCGGCATGTCTTATCGGGAAACATGGATGTTAAAATTCCAGAATTAGCCAAAGTTGTGAGAATATTCACAAGTTCAACCTTCACAG ACACCAGAGTTGAACGCAATGCACTGATGAGCAAGATTTACCCTAAACTTCGCGAGGTCTGTCAAGAACAAGGCTATGAATTCCACGTTGTAGACATGCGCTGGGGTGTTCATGATCCTTGCTCAGATGATCACAGGACCAGTGAGATTTCTCTCAAAGAACTGAAAGCATGCCAAAGACTTTCTACTGGACCTAACTTTGTG ACATTTCTATGTCAGAAGTATGGCTACTGTCCTTTCCCACACAACATTTCCATGGATGACTTTGACACCCTTTCGAGTGTTGTGGAAGATAAAGGTGACAAAGACCTCATCCAGTCTTGGTTTGTGCGCGATGAGAATGCCATTCCACCAGAATATGTTCTTCAGCCAATTAGCTCACAGTTTCCTGACTTTATTGATGCTGTTACTAAAGAATCAAAGCAGCAGGCTCTGAAAGACTGGTGGGATGTATTTCTGAGGCTTCAGGGTATTTTGAGAAGAGCAGCTGTTAAATCTCTCCCCATTGAAGCAGGTCACCATTATCAGAAGTCAG ACTCAGAGGAAGAGATTCATCAAGGAATTCTGCAAGCAGAGTGTCCAAACAAGCACGCATTTTGGTTTCAACGCATCATCATAGACATGGAAGACAGTGTCAGAAGTCACAATGCTCCCTTGTATATTGACATTGCGGAGTCTTCACATAAATTGCATGGTCAAGAGGAAACAAAAGAGTGGGATAAGGGAGCAAAGGAACTTTTGACATccttaaaagaggaaaaaatgtttAAAGTTTTGGACAAGAGTAACATATATTCCTACAACATCAAATGGGGAGAAAATGGAGTTGATTCCCACTCGAGTGAGGAACATCATCAGTATATTGACAGATTTTGCCAAGacttctttgaaaaaatgaaatcttgCATTGAAATTTCCATAAAGAATGAAAAACTTTCAACACCAAATGACAAGTTGTTTGAGGAAGTTGCACAGCACTCATTGCAATGTCAGCAGCTCTGTTCTTCCTTACATAGCAAAAGTGAATCATTGGATAAGATAAAGAGTTACATTATTGGCCAAGGGAATTCTCCTTTGGTTGTTCATGGCCAGCAGGGTTCTGGTAAGACATCATTACTTGCTATGGCAGCCAATGCAAGCTCTTTGTGGGTTGGACACGAGGTATCAGTCATTGTGCGGTTTATTGGAGTGACACTTCAATCATCGAAAGTTCACCAGCTTCTAAAGAGCCTCTGTCATCAGCTTTGTGTGGCATTAAAAGTTGATCCCAAAACTGTGCCTGAG GACTATCAAAATCTGGTGAGAGAATTCCATTGTCTTCTCCAAAGTGTGTCAGCAGCTTCTCAGCCTTTGGTGGTATTCCTGGATTCACTTGACAACATTCGCAGTTATAACATCTCTCGAGAGTTTGCGTGGATACCAAGGAAATTGCCGGCCCATGTCAAGATTGTTCTCAGTTGTTTCACTGATGAaatggcattttcttgtctcaag GATATTGTTTCCGAAGAAGATTGCTTCTTGGAGATTCCAAATCTGCGTGATGATGAAGTAAAGGAGATTCTTACACTGAAGCTCAAAGACAGCAACAGAAAGCTCACAGAAACCCAAGAAGAATTCGTGCTTAAGCAGGTTTCAAATTGCCCTACTCCTTTGTATTTAAAGCTTGTCCTCGAGCAAGCGGTTCAGTGGAACTCCTATAGCATTGTGAATGAAGCAAGCCTTGGTGTTTCAGTCGGACAGGTGATCAACGTTTTGTTTGAGAACTTGGAACGAAAACATGGAAAAAAGTTATTTCAACACACGGTAGCGTACATTTCTGCTTCGAGAGGAGGCATAAGTGAAACAGAGCTGGAAGATGTGTTGTCCTGTGATGACACGGTCTTAGATGAAGTTTTCGCCCTTTGGACGCCACATATTCGACGTATTCCTGCATCGCCATTGTCCCGAGTCAAGTCTGACATCGAGTCCTTCCTCGCTGTCCATGTTGAAAATGGGGTTCGTTTGTTGTCTTGGAAGGACCGTCAGTTTTATGATGTTGTCATGGAGAGGTATCTTTTGTTAGGCGAGAAGGAACTCTGCCGTTTTCACTCGGAATTAGCCGACTACTTTATTGGTCGTTGGGCTCAAGGGACTAAGAAGGGAGACGGTAAAGGAAATGCAAAAGATCGCCATGTTGCTCGTCAACCACTGAAATTCCGCGGTGGCGTGTTTAATTACAGAAAACTAACCGAACTACCCTATCATTTGCTAAAATGTGATGACTTTGATAGACTGAAGCAGAGCGTTCTGTGCAACTTTGAATTTCTCTTAGTCAAGCTGAAAGCCTATTCAGTCCACGACGTCATAGATGACTTTTTGGAAGCCCTAGCTGTCAAACCAGATGAACAAGATATCAAGTTGGTTTTTGAGACATTGCAGCTTTCAGTGGAAGCATTATTCGTGTCTGCCGATCAGTTGTCGTCGCAGCTTATTGGGCGTCTCTCATCGTCTCGTTCCCCTTCTCCTTTTATTGCTCGTTTGTTGCGTCAGGCGCATCATCCTTCCAATCCAGCTTTCATCCCTAACATCCGCTGTCTGGCCCGACCAGGAGGCAGACTTGTGCACTCGCTCCTAGGATTGCACGGATCCTTAGTCCTAAACCAAGATGGCAGCAAGGCCATGAGTGGGTCGCATGACCAACTGATCACACTTTGGGATGTAAAAAACGGGATTATCGAAAAAACCCTGGACACCTCACACGCTATCGGTTATGTGGAGTTTTGTCTTGAAGATCAACTTGCCGTTGCGTCATGCTACGGCGTAATACAATTCTGGAACCTTCATAAAGGCGAAAAGGTCTGGGAAATTTCAAGCACTGACACACCAGCGCCTATCGCTGTGGCAGGAATCCGTGACACTCTTGTTGCTGTTTTGGGTAGCGCGGTAAAGGTCGTCAACCTCAATGACGGAACAGTCACGAAAGACTTCGTGGATCAGAAGTTCCTCCACGACAGAGTTGCTGGACTGGGGGATGTCATTGCCTTTGCCAATTCTTTCTGCAGTTACGTTAGAATTTACGATCTTCAAGCAAACGAAATTCGTCTCTCTATTGAAGTGTGTGGGGAAGATTCAGATGATTGCGTCAAGAATGTCATTCTCACTCCATTTCATGGAGGTCAACTCATTGTCGCAACCGGGAGATCTTGTGCGAGAGTGTTCGAGTTGGTTTCAGGGAAGTGTCTTCATGTTCTTGGGCCAGACATTCTTTATCCCACAGTCAGCAAGAGTGGACGACACCTGCTATGTACCAGCAGTCTAAACGATATTGCAATCTGGAACTTAGAAACTGCGGTCAAGGAAAAGCAGCTGTTGAAGCATCCGCCAACCACTGCTATTGAAAGAGTAGCTTGTGCGGATCTGAAGGTGATTTTGACGGTATCGGACGACCTCATGGCACGTGTGTGGGACATGGAACAAGAGGGCGGTGCGGAAGTTAACTTTGAAGACAACAAGGATGTGAACAGCATCCAGCAACTCGTACTGATCAAGAGCAGTGTCCAGAAGCACGTCATTACAAAGTCGAAGACTCCTGGTCCAATATGTGTCTGGAACACAAGCTCGTGTCAAATCATCCGAACCTTGACCAACACCAATGCCGATGAAATCCTTGTCGTGGATGACACTCGTGCTGTCATACGTTCAGGAACAAGGCTGGCGATAATTGACCTCCAAGAAGGAAAACTCATCAAGCATGTGCGATCCGACTTCCTTGCTAAAACGGAAAAAGTTCACCGCCATGCAAGCTCCCTTTACAAACGCCGAGATCTTGCCCTTCGTCTAGCTGAGACTCCAAGAGCAGTGACGACGAGTTTGAAATTTAGCGATTGCGCTTTGGTTGGTTCGACGCACGTTCTTATTCTTTCTAAAGACCGCTTGTATGTCAAACTCGCTTCTCTCGAAACGGGTGAACTTGTAACCAAGTTGAAAGCAGGCCAAAAAGCTGTCATTGAAACCGTTATGGTCAGTGGTAATGGGCTGGTCGCAGTGTGCTCGTGTGAGAATGCTCCGCTTCTCGTCTGGGATCTGCGAGAGAAATCCAAGCGCTACACTTTAAAAATCAGCGGTCACTACCCCCGCTTGACCACTGCTGATCTAAGTTTTAATGGCCATTATCTTGTCGATGTCATGAAGTTGGACAAGACGCACAAGTCTGTGGTGACCTGGGACCTGGAAACTGGCAAAGTCAAGCATATCATTGGTCAGGGTATGAATGTCTGGAAAGTGGCGTCCTCCTCACTGAGCATGCGCTTGTTGGTAGCAGGGAGAATTGCCACTAGCGAAACTTTACGAGTGTACAACTTGGTGACGGGGGAATTTCTTCACGAGCTGAATGGACACACAGAGCCTATTGAGGGTCTCTCCATGTCCAAAGATGGCAAACGAGCCCTAAGCTATGTACCGTTAGCTGTCCAAGATCGTTCTGTTCGCCTTTGGGACTTGATTTCAGGTTATCTCCTTGCCTCCTTTACTCCAGACCTCCCAATATCCAGCTGTATCATGACAGATGATGGCGACCAGGTTGTCATGGTGATTAACAAGTCTCGACCAATCGTATCTTTGACCTTGTCGCATGAAGTTGGGTCACGCGA